A genomic segment from Chanos chanos chromosome 2, fChaCha1.1, whole genome shotgun sequence encodes:
- the sncb gene encoding beta-synuclein isoform X2: MDVLMKGLSKAKEGMAVAAEKTKEGVAVAAEKTKEGVMFVVAEKTKEQASQLGGAVISGAGNIAAATGLVKKDEFPTDMNPEEFGQEATEEPMGEPLMEPEGETYDETQQEQTQDYEPEA; the protein is encoded by the exons AtggatgttttaatgaaggGGCTTTCTAAAGCTAAAGAAGGAATGGCAGTGGCCGCAGAGAAAACCAAGGAAGGCGTTGCAGTCGCGGCTGAAAAGACCAAGGAAGGCGTGATGTTCGTGG tggcTGAGAAGACGAAGGAACAGGCTTCACAGCTCGGAGGTGCTGTTATATCTGGTGCTGGGAACATTGCTGCTGCTACTGGTCTGGTGAAGAAAGATGAGTTTCCCACTGACATGAAT CCTGAGGAGTTTGGTCAGGAAGCCACAGAGGAACCAATGGGCGAGCCCCTAATGGAACCAGAGGGTGAGACATATGATGAAACTCAGCAG GAGCAAACCCAAGACTATGAGCCAGAGGCATAA
- the sncb gene encoding beta-synuclein isoform X3: MDVLMKGLSKAKEGMAVAAEKTKEGVAVAAEKTKEGVMFVGSKTKDSVATVAEKTKEQASQLGGAVISGAGNIAAATGLVKKDEFPTDMNEQTQDYEPEA; encoded by the exons AtggatgttttaatgaaggGGCTTTCTAAAGCTAAAGAAGGAATGGCAGTGGCCGCAGAGAAAACCAAGGAAGGCGTTGCAGTCGCGGCTGAAAAGACCAAGGAAGGCGTGATGTTCGTGG gCAGCAAGACCAAAGACAGTGTTGCAACAG tggcTGAGAAGACGAAGGAACAGGCTTCACAGCTCGGAGGTGCTGTTATATCTGGTGCTGGGAACATTGCTGCTGCTACTGGTCTGGTGAAGAAAGATGAGTTTCCCACTGACATGAAT GAGCAAACCCAAGACTATGAGCCAGAGGCATAA
- the sncb gene encoding beta-synuclein isoform X1, with the protein MDVLMKGLSKAKEGMAVAAEKTKEGVAVAAEKTKEGVMFVGSKTKDSVATVAEKTKEQASQLGGAVISGAGNIAAATGLVKKDEFPTDMNPEEFGQEATEEPMGEPLMEPEGETYDETQQEQTQDYEPEA; encoded by the exons AtggatgttttaatgaaggGGCTTTCTAAAGCTAAAGAAGGAATGGCAGTGGCCGCAGAGAAAACCAAGGAAGGCGTTGCAGTCGCGGCTGAAAAGACCAAGGAAGGCGTGATGTTCGTGG gCAGCAAGACCAAAGACAGTGTTGCAACAG tggcTGAGAAGACGAAGGAACAGGCTTCACAGCTCGGAGGTGCTGTTATATCTGGTGCTGGGAACATTGCTGCTGCTACTGGTCTGGTGAAGAAAGATGAGTTTCCCACTGACATGAAT CCTGAGGAGTTTGGTCAGGAAGCCACAGAGGAACCAATGGGCGAGCCCCTAATGGAACCAGAGGGTGAGACATATGATGAAACTCAGCAG GAGCAAACCCAAGACTATGAGCCAGAGGCATAA